In Magnolia sinica isolate HGM2019 chromosome 12, MsV1, whole genome shotgun sequence, a single genomic region encodes these proteins:
- the LOC131221946 gene encoding (E,E)-geranyllinalool synthase-like: MESIKALVQEIKDEMFSSVHLYSLVSPSAYDTAWLALISHPQHPNCPMFSKCVDWILSNQRKEGFWGEPGHCNVPAIDCLSATLACMVALHRWNIGSTNIKLGSSFIHGNTEKLLKEFNGCYPRWFAIVFPGMIELARTTGLNVFPDGLAEVVKNIFRERQTILEMEDCFECVNYPILSYMEVLPTTYDVSPEQILKQQSKDGSLFQSPSATAHAFMVTGNKGCMDYLESMVQRCGYGVPPMYPVDEELIKLSMVNQLERLGLREHFLEEIEEVLSLTYRDWIKQEHEAISAQVVPLQMYKDSLAFRLLRMHGYRLSPRRFCWFLQHKSIVSHMEENCECFLSVMLNIHRATDLMFVGENELEEVRTFSRRLLENGMSMKNTKDTVVTFNIQREIEHELKLPWLARLDHLEHRMNIEGTETHYLWMGKAAYYRLRCLNNAVLLRLAKANYTFRQSNFKTELEEMKRWSKDSGLRDIGFGREKTSYCYFAAACIVYHPGLSNVRMTLAKTGTLVTVVDDFFDTKGSLDELNNLTKAVQRWEVGDLSYHSKNIFEALNDLINDIAAKCLDQHGHDIVKDLRELWYETFVSWIKEAEWSRMRVVPSVDEYIETGMISIAAHTMTLSASYLASPGLTSYLKWYSHTELVTKLLMVSTRLLNDIQSYEKENEEGKMNLVLLYLKENPEANIEDSIKFIRRILDKKKKELLEHVLVDGVSDMPKSCKQLHLSVLKVFQMFFNSSNDFDSPTQLLDNINKAIYDLLTVQF, from the exons ATGGAGTCCATCAAAGCCCTTGTTCAAGAGATCAAGGATGAGATGTTTTCGTCTGTCCATCTCTACTCCCTTGTGTCCCCTTCTGCATATGATACGGCATGGTTGGCCTTGATCTCGCACCCTCAACATCCTAACTGTCCAATGTTCAGTAAATGTGTGGACTGGATACTCAGCAATCAGAGGAAGGAAGGGTTCTGGGGAGAGCCAGGACATTGCAATGTCCCTGCCATAGACTGCCTCTCTGCAACCCTGGCTTGCATGGTCGCACTCCACAGATGGAACATCGGGTCCACCAACATAAAGCTAG GTTCGTCATTCATTCATGGAAATACAGAGAAGCTGCTTAAAGAGTTCAATGGTTGTTATCCTCGTTGGTTTGCTATTGTTTTTCCGGGTATGATCGAGCTTGCAAGGACAACAGGCTTAAATGTTTTTCCTGATGGGTTGGCAGAGGTGGTGAAAAATATTTTCAGAGAAAGGCAAACGATTCTTGAAAT GGAAGATTGTTTCGAATGTGTTAATTATCCGATCTTATCATATATGGAAGTATTGCCGACAACATATGATGTAAGTCCAGAGCAAATACTAAAGCAACAAAGCAAAGATGGGTCCTTGTTTCAATCGCCGTCTGCCACGGCGCATGCTTTCATGGTCACAGGAAATAAAGGTTGTATGGACTATCTGGAATCCATGGTTCAAAGATGTGGGTATGGAG TTCCTCCAATGTATCCAGTTGACGAAGAACTCATTAAGCTTTCGATGGTCAATCAATTGGAAAGATTAGGTTTGAGAGAGCATTTCTTGGAGGAGATTGAAGAGGTTTTGAGTCTCACTTATAG GGATTGGATAAAGCAAGAACATGAGGCCATAAGCGCTCAGGTCGTTCCACTGCAGATGTACAAAGATTCTTTGGCATTTAGACTCTTGCGGATGCATGGCTATCGTTTATCTCCTC GAAGATTTTGTTGGTTTCTTCAACATAAGAGCATCGTATCGCATATGGAAGAGAACTGCGAATGTTTCCTGAGTGTGATGTTAAACATCCACCGAGCTACCGATCTTATGTTTGTAGGTGAAAATGAGCTTGAGGAAGTCCGAACGTTCTCAAGAAGACTTTTAGAGAATGGAATGTCAATGAAAAATACGAAGGATACCGTTGTTACGTTCAATattcaaagagag ATTGAGCACGAGTTGAAGCTGCCATGGCTCGCCCGGTTGGATCACCTTGAGCATAGGATGAACATTGAAGGAACTGAAACCCACTATCTGTGGATGGGAAAGGCCGCTTATTATCG GTTACGGTGCCTAAATAATGCGGTATTGCTACGACTGGCAAAGGCAAACTACACTTTTCGTCAATCAAATTTCAAGACTGAATTGGAAGAGATGAAAAG GTGGTCCAAGGACTCGGGTCTTCGTGACATCGGCTTCGGACGAGAGAAAACTAGCTACTGCTACTTTGCTGCGGCTTGCATTGTATACCATCCAGGGCTTTCCAATGTACGGATGACGCTCGCTAAGACTGGCACACTTGTTActgttgttgatgatttctttgaCACGAAGGGCTCATTAGATGAGTTGAATAATCTCACAAAAGCTGTTCAAAG ATGGGAGGTTGGGGACCTAAGTTACCACAGCAAAAACATCTTTGAAGCGCTTAATGATCTTATCAATGATATTGCGGCGAAATGCTTGGATCAACACGGGCATGATATAGTGAAAGATCTCCGAGAATTG TGGTACGAAACATTTGTGTCATGGATAAAGGAAGCTGAATGGAGCAGAATGCGAGTTGTGCCATCCGTGGATGAGTATATTGAAACAGGCATGATATCTATTGCTGCACATACAATGACTCTTTCAGCATCTTATTTGGCGAGTCCGGGGTTAACTTCTTACTTGAAGTGGTACTCACACACTGAACTTGTCACAAAACTACTCATGGTTTCCACTCGGCTATTGAATGATATACAAAGCTATGAG AAGGAAAATGAGGAAGGGAAGATGAATCTAGTCTTGCTATACTTGAAGGAGAATCCAGAAGCAAACATCGAGGACTCGATCAAGTTTATTAGAAGGATACTtgataagaagaagaaagagttACTGGAACATGTTCTGGTGGATGGCGTCAGCGACATGCCGAAATCATGCAAACAACTCCATCTCTCTGTGTTAAAAGTATTCCAAATGTTCTTCAACTCCAGTAATGACTTCGATTCTCCTACGCAGTTGCTTGATAACATCAACAAAGCTATTTATGACCTTTTAACTGTCCAATTTTAG